The genome window TTCCGGCCCATACGCAGGCTGTGCAGCTCCGGAATCGTGTCGACCAGACCTTCGAAGGCCGCGATCATGGCCGTCTCCTGGGCTTCGGTCTGGCCTTCAATCTGGAACAGGACGAGGTGCTTGAGCATGTCAGGCCTTCTTGGCGCCCGCAATGCGGCGCGACAGTTCCAGCATGAAGGCGGCGGGGTCCGCCGGGGTGACCACCAGCCAGGGCAGCAGGGCGCGATCGAGTTCGATGCTGACGGCCTTGCCGAGCAGGTCGACGTGGTTCGCGTGCAGTTCGCTCCACAGCTCGTAACCCCGTTTGACCTGACGCATGCTGCCGTAGGGAATCTCTCGCAGTACCAGCATGCCGTTCAGCGCCACGATCTGCAGGCTTTGCTCGCCCAGTCGGTAGTCGACCAGCTGCGGCAGTTCGGGCATTTGGGGCAGATTGGGCAAATTGAAGGGCAGGTTCACGGGCATGGGCCTCCATCGGAACAAACGCCCATGATCGTACCACGCGCCAGGCTGGCGGGGTTCCAGCTGGATGCCGGAGGGTACAACCTGCAGGGAGGGGGCAGCCGGAACTGCCTTCCCCCGTGCGCAAGCCACAGGTGCCTCGATGACGGAACCCGCCTTACCACCCGTCGAACCTCGTCTGGATGAGAGCTGGAAGCGGGTGCTGGCCGCCGAATTCCAGCAGCCCTACTTTCGCGCGCTGAAAGCCTTTCTGTTGGCCGAACGGGCTGCTGGGAGAACGTTCTATCCGCCGGGGCGGCTGATCTTCAACGCCCTCGATCGCACCCCGTTCGAGGCGGTGCGGGTGGTGTTGCTGGGCCAAGACCCTTACCATGGCCCTGGTCAGGCCGAGGGGATGTGTTTTTCGGTGCCGCGCGGCGTGGCGATTCCGCCCTCGCTGCAGAACATTTTCAAGGAACTGCAGGCCGACCTGGGGCTGGCGAACCCGGGACACGGGCATCTGGGCGCCTGGGCGGCGCAGGGCGTGTTGCTGCTCAACGCCACCCTGACGGTGCGGGCCCACCAGGCGGCCTCGCATCACGGTCAAGGTTGGGAAACCTTCACCGACGCGATCATCCGGGAGTTGAACGTCCGACGCGAGGGCCTGGTGTTCGTCCTGTGGGGGCGTCACGCCCAGCAGAAAGGACGGTTGGTCGACGCCACGCGGCACCTGGTCTTGAAGGCGGCCCATCCGTCGCCCCTGTCGGCCACCAACGGTTTTTTCGGCTGCCGCCACTTCTCCGCGATCAATCGCTGGCTGGTGGCGCGTGGTCAGGCGCCGATCGACTGGCGCCTGACCTGACCCGGCGCGTGGCCGGGCTGGATTGCGACACGCGGGAGGGGGGAAGCGCTGCAGAAGGCACGCTTTGGGCGGATGGCGGGTTTTTCGCTTGCCACCGAAGCTGCCCGCCTGATTCAGGCCGTGAGGGGCTCCGTCGCCAGCGGGGGCGTCGGCGCATCGAGCTGGCCCAACGGCAATTCCACCCGGAAGCAGGCGCCCTGGTCTGGCTGACTCTCCACCCAGATGCGGCCCCCGTGGGCCTCCACGATGGCCCGACAGATCGACAACCCCAGGCCCACCCCGCCAAAGCGCCGCCCCAAGGTCCCCTCGACCTGATAAAAACGTTCGAAGATGGGGACGTGGTGCTCGGCCGCGATGCCGATGCCCGTGTCGGCCACGTCCAGTTGGGCCACGCCGGCCCCTGGCGTCAGCCGGACCGTCACGTGGCCTCCAGGCGGGGTGAACTTGAGCGCATTGGTCACCAGGTTGGAGACCATCTGGCGCAGGCGGGCGTGGTCCCCCACCAGAGGGATGGCCTCCTCGGCCTCCACCTGCAGGGTCACGGATTTGGCCTCGAACATGCCCCCGTGTTCCCGGATCACGCTCTGGACCGTCTCGCGCAGGTCCCTGCGCGCGTGGGCGGCCAGCGGCGGCA of Candidatus Sericytochromatia bacterium contains these proteins:
- the ung gene encoding uracil-DNA glycosylase, yielding MTEPALPPVEPRLDESWKRVLAAEFQQPYFRALKAFLLAERAAGRTFYPPGRLIFNALDRTPFEAVRVVLLGQDPYHGPGQAEGMCFSVPRGVAIPPSLQNIFKELQADLGLANPGHGHLGAWAAQGVLLLNATLTVRAHQAASHHGQGWETFTDAIIRELNVRREGLVFVLWGRHAQQKGRLVDATRHLVLKAAHPSPLSATNGFFGCRHFSAINRWLVARGQAPIDWRLT